A stretch of Acropora palmata chromosome 9, jaAcrPala1.3, whole genome shotgun sequence DNA encodes these proteins:
- the LOC141891621 gene encoding uncharacterized protein LOC141891621, which yields MTNSLVGVLTRFRQERVTVMADIECMYYQWWPGNDLDRQPEEYQMGVHLFGAVSSPSCVNFALRKAADYNLQQFDSEAINTLKRNFYVDDSLKVIESLPASERAGTFQDLHDGLQPIERGLGVRWDVECDKFCFKIEVKSKPLTRRGLLSVVCSLYDPLGFIAPIVLPAKVIVQDQCRNRLEWDDPIPDGERNRWLSWLEDLQKLEQLSVDRCLKPRNFGKVVSVQLHHFSDALQQGYVAVSYLRFLDDKDAIHCSFVMGKARTAPLRTVTIPRLELSSAVVASRLDKIL from the exons ATGACCAACTCCCTCGTTGGTGTTCTTACTCGGTTCCGACAGGAACGGGTCACTGTTATGGCCGACATAGAGTGCATGTACTACCAG TGGTGGCCTGGGAACGATCTTGATAGACAACCTGAAGAGTACCAAATGGGAGTTCATTTATTCGGTGCAGTGTCTTCTCCAAGCTGCGTGAACTTTGCTTTAAGGAAAGCAGCCGACTACAACTTGCAACAGTTCGACTCTGAGGCAATTAACACactcaaaagaaacttttatGTTGACGACTCCTTAAA GGTCATTGAATCCCTTCCTGCGTCTGAAAGAGCGGGCACATTCCAGGATCTCCATGATGGTCTGCAACCCATTGAGCGTGGTCTTGGGGTACGTTGGGACGTTGAATGTGACAAGTTCTGTTTCAAGATTGAAGTTAAAAGCAAACCCCTCACGAGAAGAGGATTactttcagttgtttgttcaTTGTACGATCCGCTTGGTTTCATAGCCCCGATTGTCCTCCCAGCCAAAGTTATTGTACAAGATCAGTGCCGTAATAGATTGGAGTGGGATGACCCTATTCCTGACGGCGAAAGGAATCGTTGGCTAAGTTGGCTGGAAGATCTTCAAAAGCTTGAACAGCTCTCAGTTGATCGCTGTTTGAAGCCACGGAATTTTGGTAAAGTCGTGTCTGTGCAACTACACCATTTCTCAGACGCCTTGCAACAAGGTTATGTTGCGGTCTCCTATCTCAGATTTTTGGATGATAAAGACGCGATACACTGTTCGTTCGTGATGGGAAAGGCAAGGACTGCACCCCTCAGGACCGTGACAATACCAAGACTAGAGTTGTCGTCAGCCGTCGTGGCATCGAGGCTGGACAAGatactttga